In Cydia fagiglandana chromosome 16, ilCydFagi1.1, whole genome shotgun sequence, the following are encoded in one genomic region:
- the LOC134671909 gene encoding pachytene checkpoint protein 2 homolog, whose translation MSTSLHIEIVQVRQSRASKDYIEDLVRGFLIKLPMLTPGATINNTAFEDQIDALELKEHVQCITFCDAEHETDVSPRDADLVFHVHMLDQYGVETDTMTDDTSGEEVSAADVWSLPAAEFHGLWESLIYDTRLKEDTLRYVKTALELTDRGVNPLVVGWSRVVLLHGPPGTGKTSLCRALAQKLSIRLGDRFSRARLLEINAHGLFSKWFSESGKLVAKLFERVREIASDPRMLCIVLVDEVESLAHARRAAMAGLEPSDALRAVNALLTQLDRLRRLPNALVLATSNLTTAVDVAFVDRADLKRRVGPPAARAAYEILRGCCEELMARGIVAPRDLLFGHRVLQGSGWADSEHARPSLMLWEVAQAASQASLSGRALRRLPFLALALHAPQSSRESLNLVAFLKAMTAALQRHLEDEAALTADEPLTKPTQPSTGTIVNGH comes from the coding sequence ATGAGTACATCTCTTCATATAGAAATTGTTCAAGTGAGACAGAGCCGTGCCTCTAAGGATTATATTGAAGACTTGGTACGGGGCTTTTTAATCAAGTTACCCATGCTAACTCCTGGTGCCACAATAAACAATACTGCGTTTGAAGATCAGATAGATGCTCTAGAACTGAAAGAACACGTGCAGTGCATTACTTTTTGCGACGCCGAACACGAAACAGATGTATCTCCGCGTGACGCTGATCTTGTATTTCATGTGCATATGCTCGATCAGTATGGCGTGGAAACAGACACTATGACTGATGATACCTCGGGTGAAGAAGTGTCTGCAGCTGACGTATGGTCGCTGCCCGCGGCGGAGTTCCACGGCTTGTGGGAGAGTCTAATATACGACACACGGCTCAAGGAGGATACTCTGCGCTACGTAAAGACAGCGCTAGAGCTAACAGATCGCGGTGTGAACCCTCTAGTGGTGGGTTGGAGCCGGGTCGTGCTACTACACGGGCCGCCCGGCACGGGCAAGACCAGTCTCTGCCGCGCATTAGCTCAAAAACTGTCAATCCGTCTCGGCGATCGGTTTTCAAGGGCTCGTCTTTTAGAGATTAACGCACATGGACTTTTTTCGAAATGGTTCTCGGAAAGCGGAAAACTCGTGGCTAAGCTGTTTGAACGTGTGCGTGAGATAGCGTCTGACCCGCGGATGTTGTGCATAGTTCTTGTGGATGAGGTGGAATCGTTAGCGCACGCTCGGCGCGCGGCTATGGCCGGTCTCGAGCCTTCAGACGCTCTCCGCGCCGTTAACGCTCTGCTCACTCAGTTAGACCGGTTGCGACGTCTTCCCAACGCTCTCGTGCTCGCCACATCCAACCTGACGACGGCAGTAGATGTAGCTTTCGTTGATCGAGCAGACCTGAAGCGTCGGGTCGGGCcgccggcggcgcgcgcggcatACGAGATTCTACGCGGATGCTGCGAGGAGCTGATGGCGCGTGGAATAGTGGCACCACGTGACCTGCTTTTTGGGCACAGAGTTTTGCAGGGTTCAGGCTGGGCCGACTCTGAACACGCGCGGCCAAGCCTTATGCTGTGGGAGGTGGCGCAGGCGGCGTCACAGGCGTCGCTGTCGGGGCGGGCGCTGCGGCGGCTGCCATTCCTGGCGCTGGCATTGCATGCGCCACAATCTAGTCGGGAGTCTTTGAACCTAGTTGCATTCCTAAAAGCTATGACTGCAGCGTTACAACGACACCTGGAAGATGAAGCAGCTCTAACAGCTGATGAACCTTTAACTAAGCCAACTCAACCTTCTACAGGAACTATAGTTAATGGACACTAG
- the LOC134672317 gene encoding cyclin-Q translates to MKDVIDVLALQSSRRERRLPDYRSAPGHSLATNFIFECGIKLGLQPATVAAGAIFYHRFFKDVDKNDYDCYVICTACLCAAGKSRDEPVKLRDAVNVAYNSINRGAGPLELGEEYWSWRGAVAQAELLVLRVLGFNLDAPSPHRYLLHYLRSLQEWFPTPQWRSAPVARTAMAFLQDFHHSPAVLDYRAPHIAVASLTLALHVLGVSVPLASTLDDDAAWYSVFTKDLQKEKNWEIMEKIMLVYSREPEPL, encoded by the exons ATGAAGGACGTTATTGATGTATTGGCTTTGCAAAGTTCTCGACGCGAACGACGTTTACCGGATTATCGTAGTGCACCAGGCCACAGTTTAGCCACCAACTTCATATTCGAGTGCGGTATAAAATTAGGCCTGCAACCGGCAACTGTAGCTGCAGGAGCTATATTTTATCACAGATTCTTCAAAGATGTGGATAAGAATGACTACGATTGCTATGTAATATGCACAGCCTGTCTTTGTGCCGCTGGGAAGTCTCGGGATGAACCGGTGAAACTGCGTGATGCAGTGAATGTGGCGTATAACTCGATCAATCGCGGTGCTGGTCCTTTGGAGTTGGGAGAAGAGTATTGGTCGTGGCGCGGTGCAGTGGCACAAGCCGAGTTGTTGGTCCTACGAGTGCTGGGCTTTAATCTAGACGCACCATCGCCTCACAGATATTTGCTGCACTATCTGCGGTCTCTGCAGGAGTGGTTCCCGACTCCACAGTGGCGCTCTGCGCCAGTAGCCCGCACAGCTATGGCCTTCTTGCAAGACTTTCATCATTCCCCAGCAGTGTTGGACTACAGAGCACCACACATTGCAGTAGCTAGTCTGACATTGGCTTTACATGTTCTTGGAGTCTCTGTGCCTCTGGCATCTACTCTAGATGACGATGCAGCGTGGTATTCG GTGTTTACGAAAGACTTGCAAAAGGAAAAGAATTGGGAGATCATGGAAAAAATAATGCTAGTTTATAGCAGAGAACCAGAACCActttaa